Proteins co-encoded in one Arachis hypogaea cultivar Tifrunner chromosome 11, arahy.Tifrunner.gnm2.J5K5, whole genome shotgun sequence genomic window:
- the LOC112722661 gene encoding ATP-dependent RNA helicase HAS1: MAESPETEEKFQASTIVMNETKKKMKNKNKKKRPRDSESENQSAEPQHEEGAESLENNANKKKKNKKLKGVEEDSDVDKNGEEEEEEEERKEKKKNKGGGGGIMSNDEFSSLGLSEPTSKAIRDMGFSYMTQIQSRAIPHLLIGKDVLGAARTGSGKTLAFLVPAVELLYNVQFTPRNGAGVIIICPTRELAIQTHAVAKELLKYHSQTLGLIIGGSTRKLEAERIAKGVNLLVATPGRLLDHLQNTKGFIYKNLKCLMIDEADRILEANFEEEMKQIIKILPKNRQTALFSATQTKKVEDLARLSFQTTPIYIDVDDGRTKVTNEGLMQGYVVVPCAKRFMVLYSFLKRFHSKKVMVFFSSCNSVKFHTDILNHIHLNCSSIHGKQKQQTRTTTFFDFCKAEKGILLCTDVAARGLDIPAVDWIVQYDPPDEPKEYIHRVGRTARGEGGKGNALLFLIPEELQFLRYLKAAKVPVKEYGYDEKKVANVQSHLEDLVVNNFFLNKMAKDAHRSYLLAYNSHSMKDIFNVHRLDLKDVAASFCLANPPNVTLNLNSSKKRKNMRRVDGSSHTSPHGKRNVHSKKQFVRH, from the exons ATGGCAGAATCACCTGAAACAGAAGAAAAGTTTCAAGCTTCAACCATCGTTATGAACGAaacgaagaaaaagatgaagaataagaataagaagaagCGGCCTCGGGATTCTGAATCAGAGAACCAATCAGCTGAACCTCAACATGAAGAGGGCGCAGAATCCTTGGAAAACAATgcgaacaagaagaagaagaataagaagttgAAGGGAGTGGAAGAAGATAGCGACGTTGATAAAaatggtgaagaagaagaagaggaagaagagaggaaagagaagaagaagaacaagggtggtggtggtggaataATGAGTAACGATGAATTCTCTTCTCTAGGGTTATCAGAACCAACTTCGAAGGCAATTCGGGATATGGGGTTCTCATACATGACTCAGATTCAATCGAGGGCAATTCCACATCTTCTAATAGGAAAAGATGTTCTTGGCGCTGCCAGAACCGGTTCCGGGAAAACCCTTGCTTTTCTGGTCCCTGCTGTGGAGCTTCTCTATAATGTTCAGTTCACCCCTCGTAATGGTGCTGGTGTTATTATCATTTGCCCCACCAGAGAGCTTGCAATTCAG ACGCATGCTGTAGCCAAGGAACTCCTCAAGTATCATTCGCAGACTCTTGGATTGATTATTGGAGGTTCGACGAGAAAACTCGAAGCCGAACGCATTGCTAAAGGGGTCAATCTGCTCGTGGCAACTCCTGGTCGTCTTCTGGATCATCTTCAGAATACAAAAGGGTTCATATATAAAAACTTGAAG TGCCTCATGATTGATGAAGCTGACAGGATATTAGAAGCTAACTTTGAGGAAGAAATGAAGCAGATTATTAAGATCCTTCCAAAG AATAGGCAAACGGCTTTATTTTCGGCTACGCAAACAAAGAAG GTTGAGGATCTTGCACGCTTGTCATTTCAGACAACTCCTATATATATTGATGTAGATGATGGGAGAACCAAG GTTACAAATGAAGGGTTAATGCAGGGTTATGTTGTTGTTCCCTGTGCCAAGCGATTCATGGTTCTCTATTCCTTCTTGAAGAGATTTCATTCAAAAAAAGTGATGGTGTTTTTTTCTTCATGTAACTCTGTGAAATTCCATACAGACATTCTTAATCATATTCATTTGAATTGCTCAAGTATTCATGGAAAACAAAAGCAGCAGACCCGAACAACCACCTTCTTTGACTTCTGCAAAGCAGAAAAGGGGATCTTGCTCTGTACTGATGTTGCTGCTCGTGGACTTGACATACCTGCTGTG GACTGGATTGTGCAGTATGATCCACCAGATGAACCGAAG GAATATATCCACAGGGTTGGTAGAACAGCTCGTGGGGAAGGTGGAAAAGGAAATGCTTTGCTGTTCCTGATTCCTGAAGAATTACAATTTCTTCGTTATCTGAAG GCAGCTAAGGTCCCTGTGAAAGAGTATGGATATGATGAAAAGAAGGTGGCAAATGTACAATCTCACCTG GAGGATTTGGTAGTCAACAACTTTTTCCTAAACAAGATGGCTAAAGATGCGCATAGATCGTATCTATTGGCATACAATTCACATTCTATGAAGGATATATTCAATGTACACCGCCTTGATCTGAAG GACGTAGCGGCTTCTTTCTGTCTCGCAAACCCACCAAATGTGACTCTGAACTTGAACAGCAGTAAGAAAAGGAAGAACATGCGCAGAGTTGATGGAAGTAGTCACACCAGCCCTCATGGAAAAAGAAATGTTCATTCTAAAAAGCAATTTGTGAGGCATTAG